A portion of the Streptomyces sp. YPW6 genome contains these proteins:
- a CDS encoding MAB_1171c family putative transporter, producing MELLLLGLVGALAWKLCKLWRTPHDAPLRSVTLCLLCATLSYPIAMPGGATGVDTVAGHGATKLVQNVLLLVSMYFLMCFYLYSAADEEASRRRANKEAVAVVAVVVVITLAAVSVPHEVFAGSFSTADMTVPQIAVFYGGAGCYLTYVLGIAARWTRTYARMSRRPHATGLWMAAVGLGAMAVACAIRAVIVAVRWADIEVPQRLMAAVAFLLVASILLFTAGITYSGVRARISSSKLWLQHRRDYRRLAALWELLAEAFPDNVLPPASSSAHDRRRARGVHRRYHRRIVEIRDGLVAISPYLLVDGTGIPAPDVDSDELAARLRRASARVKEGAPVPRRAVPLAMTLGSDRAADVKQLIAVSDALVTDRATPLTIKEAPC from the coding sequence GTGGAACTGCTACTCCTGGGGCTCGTGGGCGCCCTTGCCTGGAAGCTCTGCAAGCTGTGGCGAACCCCCCACGACGCACCTTTGCGGTCGGTGACCCTCTGCCTCCTCTGCGCCACGCTTTCCTACCCCATCGCTATGCCGGGAGGCGCGACCGGCGTCGACACGGTTGCGGGGCACGGGGCGACAAAATTGGTCCAGAACGTGCTGCTGCTCGTCTCGATGTACTTCCTGATGTGTTTCTACCTCTACTCTGCGGCTGACGAGGAGGCGAGCCGTCGCAGGGCGAACAAGGAGGCGGTCGCCGTCGTGGCCGTCGTGGTGGTCATCACCCTGGCTGCCGTATCGGTGCCGCACGAGGTCTTCGCCGGCAGTTTCAGCACCGCGGACATGACGGTTCCGCAGATCGCTGTCTTCTACGGCGGAGCCGGGTGTTACCTGACGTACGTCCTGGGCATCGCCGCCAGGTGGACCCGCACCTACGCCCGAATGTCCCGTCGCCCCCACGCAACAGGACTGTGGATGGCGGCTGTTGGTCTGGGCGCGATGGCCGTGGCCTGCGCGATCAGGGCTGTCATCGTGGCCGTCCGCTGGGCGGACATCGAGGTACCCCAGCGTCTGATGGCTGCGGTCGCGTTCCTGTTGGTCGCATCCATCCTTCTGTTCACGGCCGGGATCACCTACTCGGGGGTCCGCGCCCGAATATCTTCTTCGAAACTCTGGCTCCAGCACCGACGTGATTACCGCCGCCTCGCCGCCCTCTGGGAGTTGTTGGCCGAGGCGTTCCCCGACAACGTTCTACCGCCGGCGTCCTCGTCCGCCCACGACCGACGACGCGCTCGGGGAGTCCACCGCCGCTACCACCGCCGCATCGTGGAGATCCGAGACGGCCTGGTCGCCATCAGCCCGTACCTCCTGGTGGACGGCACCGGCATCCCAGCGCCCGATGTCGACTCGGATGAGCTGGCAGCTCGGCTACGGCGGGCTTCTGCCCGGGTCAAGGAAGGGGCCCCCGTGCCCCGCCGGGCGGTCCCCCTCGCCATGACGCTGGGGAGCGATCGAGCGGCAGATGTGAAACAACTGATTGCGGTGTCCGACGCGCTGGTGACAGACCGCGCGACCCCCCTCACGATCAAGGAGGCACCATGCTGA